Sequence from the Gammaproteobacteria bacterium genome:
CTGGTGGTGATCGAGGCCGAGCACTTCGACGCCAGTACGCCTCGGGCCGGTCACGAGTGGCTGCTGAAGACCTCCCCGGGCGGTTTCGAGGGCGAGGGTTCCATGCTTGCCGCGCCGGAGGATTCGGCCAAGGTCACCGCCAACTACAACGCCAACAGCCCGCGACTGGACTATCAGATAAACTTCACCGAAACCGGCACACACTATATCTGGGTGCTGGGATACGGGCCCACGAGCAGCTCGGATTCGGTCCACGTGGGTCTCGACAGTGACGAGATCGCTTCCGCAGCCGGTATCGGGCCCTTCGATCCGGAGGATAACTGGGTCTGGGAGGACAGGGGTGGAGCCAGCATCCAGATCGCCTCGCCAGGCGTCCACACCCTGAACCTGTGGATGCGTGAGTCCGGCATCTCCGTCGATCGCATCCTGCTGACCACCGACCCGTCCTTCATCCCCGGTCCGGGCCTGGCCGAGAGTCCTCGTGGCAGCGCCTGCGGATCGGCGCCGACGGTGGAGATAACGTCTCCCGTTGCGGGAGATTTCCAGAGCAAGACGGACCTGTTCGTCACGACCCGGACCTGTCTCGAAGGCGCTTCACATTCGGGCTGGGGAATCCGGGTGAGGGCTGACGGCGGACCCAGCGCCGGGGGATCGGAGGCCTTTGCCTATACCTCACCATGGTCGGTCACGCTGTTCGGGCTCGCCCTAGCGGAGCACGTGATCGACGCGGACGTCGTGGACGAATCCGGCAACCCTGTCGCCGGCAGCCAGACGCACGACCAGGTCAGCCAGATCGGGATCGGCGACGGCTATCTCGCCATCGGCGACAGCGTTACCCTCGGCGTCGGGGATGACGACCCGAGCGACGACACCTCGCAGGACGGCAGGGTCACCGGCGGCGGCTTCGCTCCGATCCTTAACGACCTGCTGAGCAGCCCCCCGACCAAGGGATATCCCCACCGTATCATCAATAATGGTGTAGGTGGTGAAACCTCCGCAGGCGGGCTTCAGGAACTGCCGGGTGTGCTGAGCGCACACCCGGATGCGGACCGCGTCCTGATCATGTACGGCATGAATGACGCCCGCCCCTGGCTACCCGTTCCCAGCGGTCTGGGGTTGTCACCCGGTGATGGCGGATATCCCGGCACCTACAAGGACAACATGCAGCAGATTGTTGACCTCGTGAACGCCGACGGCCGTGAGGCAATGCTGGCCACGGTCAACATCGCTCTCGGTGACAGCACGAACACGACGCCGTATCCTGACCCCAACCTCGGAGCCCGCAGCGTCCTGATCCAGGAATACAATGATGTGGTGGACGAACTGGTAGCCGACAACGCGAACGGAATCAATGTGACACCACCGAACTTCTACAGCCATTTCGAGGTGAATCACCCGACAGAGTACTCGGACAATATCCACCCCAATGGCGCGGGGTACGACTCGATGGCCGATCTCTGGTTCAATGCATTGACACAATAACGGCATGAAATCGCTCACACGGATTATCGCAGTGGCAACGCTCCTGGCCACACTGGTTTCGCCAGCCACCGCCGGTGACCTGCGCGACGAAGACCCGCAAACCTGGGAAAGGGCGGAGTCGGAGGTGTTCGTACCGCTGTTCGAGGCTTTACAAGCGGGTGACGTCTCGGCGATCAAGCGACTTCTGGATGCTGACTTGTTCGGACAGTACCACGTTCTGCTGGAGCGAAACTCGGCGTACCCACAGTACCTCAGAGACTACTACCGTGGCGCGACCTTCGAACTGCGAGGGATCGAGGACGAAGGCGACCGTTACACGGCAGATGTGGTCATCCAGTGGCCGGACGGCAGGCGCATCCCGGTTCGAATGAGCGCCAAATCCCTGAATGCGAAACCCCGCACCGGACAGCGCTAGATCGCAACCTGAGCGCGCTACAAGACAAGAATACCCACTAACCTTCATGGATATTGACCATCCACCCCAGAAGATGAAAAACCACGGAAACTGGCTCGAAACGAACTGTGCGAACTCAATTTTCTGAAGCCGAACGAGCGTGACAAGAGATTCACGCCTGCAAGGGGCATCCGTCAAATCCCGGTACGCCCCACCGTACACCCGAACCTGGCTACGAGTTGCCGAAAAACAACTGGTTCTGTTCTGCCCGGAGTTGGTCCACGAGACGCCCTTGCGGGACTTCCACGTCGTCGTACGTCACTGTGGTGTCTTTAGGAATATTCCGTTTCAACCTACATCCCTCTGCTAGCCCTATTGGCAGGAGTCTCTCCGCGGAACAGACATCCGCATTCTCCGCCTCTCCGTAGGTCATGTAGTATCCCATGCCGTCCAGTACCTGCCCTGCCTTGAGATCGATCTTGGCGGTCGTGACCACGTCGACGCAGGGACCTCCAGCAGGCATGATAGCGCCGTCATTAAACAATGCAGCGCGGGCTACGGTCGTCGGGACCTCGAAGTGGCATAGGTGATAGGGTGTATAGAAGCAATACAGCGGGCCTTCTCCCAGTTTGTACAGATTCAGATAGTGCTGCTGTTGCGGGTGATCGTGCGTTCCGAGGACAAACACCCCCGGGCCCGGTTCCGCCCTAACCACGTAATCGACGATCCCCGTGCCTTCGATGAGGTCTTCGAGTGGATACCAGTTCACGGCCTCCTTGATCGGGGTGCCCGGCTCGACGGTCGGCCCGTGCATGCCGCGTTTGGCCACGCGCATACCGGTCGCATTCGCCACGATGGCCTGCTCGAAAGAGATCTTGGTCCCGTCCGCGAACGAGGTCACCATATGGGCCTTTTGACCCCATTGCCTGGCAAATCCCTCCTGGGTCGTCGGATTACGGTACGGGTCCTGGAGGCCCTTGATGTTGCCGCATAGCACCGGTTTGACACCGATGCCCTGAACGAATCGATAGAGGTTCAGAATGACACCGGGCTGGTCACCATCGGCATTCGTGTAAACAACGCCAGCCTTGTCCGCATAGGTCTTCAGCAATGGCCCGATCGTACCGTCCAGTTCCGCGTTCATGATGACGACATGCTTGCCGTTCTCGATGGCCTCCATCACCACACGGGCACCGAACTCAACCGCCCCTGTCACCTCAATTAGCACCTCGATATGATCCGACCGGCAAAGAAGCATAGAATCGTCGGTTACGGCATAGGTCCCTTTCTCTATGGCCTCGTCCAGCGATGAGACTGAATCCACGCACAGCGTGTCGTCTACATCCGCCTCCCGATAGGCCCTGATCGCACCCTCGACAGACCGATTGGAAATCGCGACCAAATCCATCCCAGGAGTATATTTCAGAATCTGTAACGCGATTCCCCTCCCCATGAAACCTGCACCTACCATCCCAACCCTGATGGGTCTATTCTCCGCCTCTCTCTGCTTCAGCGCTGTGTCCACAATAATCATGCACGCGACTCCAAAATCTGTCTGGATGGAATATCCCCTTGCGTAAGACCGGTCCGGGCGAGGTGATTAACCCTCAAAGTCCGGCCAAGATGCATCTTTATCGGAGATAACGGAGACCGTGACCGGCCACTCGATTCCCAGGGCCGGGTCGTTGTAGCGCAAACCCTGTTCGGCACCAGGCGTATAGAACTCCGTCACCATATAATAGGCTTCGGTGTCGTCCTCCAAGGTCACGAATCCGTGAGCAAAGCCTTCAGGCACGAACAACATCCGATGGTTATCCGCGGTAAGTTCTACACCTATCCAATCCTTAAATGTCGGGGAGTCTTCACGAAGATCGACGATGACGTCATAAAGGGACCCGCGCGTGCAACGTACCAGTTTCGACTCCTCGTGGGGACTGATCTGGTAATGCATGCCCCGCATTGTGCCCTTTTTTGTGCTCAGGGAAACGTTGGCCTGCGCGAGATCCGCCGACAAACCATGTTCCTGCATTTCCCGCTTGCACCAGGCTCTGGCGAAAAAACCTCTTTCATCCCCCAGTTCCTGGATATCGATGATAAAGGCACCCTTGAATTTGGTCTCGTCAAACTTCATGGCTTGTCGCTTTGTTCTATGTGTTTGGACCCGGCGCCTTAGGCGATCCAGCGCAATTCTTTGCCAAGAAGTTTTCTTTCTTGCAGACCGTTCAGAACCTTTAACCGCATGTATTGGGAGTTCCGGAAGTCCTGGTTGTCAAACCCCATACGCTCCAGTCCCTCTCTCAATTCCCGAATCGATTGATCTAGCGGTACCTGAGGGAGGTGACCCGGGGCAAGCGACTTGTACAGACTGAAATCAACTCGATAGGAGCGCTTGTCCGGTTGGGCTTCCGTGTTGATCTCCAGCTCCACATCCGGCATCTGCTCCTTTACGGCCTCCGCAAGATCTCGAACCTGGTAGTTCCACTCCGTCCTTCCAACGTTGACTGCCAGGAAAGCGCCGCCGTTCGATGCTTCACGGCTCACGGCCCAATTCATCGCGCGGCTCATGTCCTTGATGTCGATTAGCGGGCGCCACGGGGTGCCGTCACTGAGTATCTTGATCTTCCTCGAAGCGACCGCGGCCGCTACAAAATCATTTAGAACCAGGTCCAGACGCAGGCGTTCGCTCATACCACAAGCCGTAGGAAACCGCAGACTGGTGACAACGAAACTGTCTTCAGCCAGACCTTGAATGGATTTTTCCGTGTTTATCTTTGATCTCGCATAGGCGGTTAGTGGGTTTAACTCAGAATTTTCATCTCGCGCCTCACCCTCGGCGTAACCGTATACACTGCAGCTGGAAGCGAACACGTAGGACTTCACGCCCGCCTCTTTCGCCATCTCGGCAATCCGTAGGCTGGAACGGTAATTGACTTCGGCGGTTACGTTCTCGAACGCATTACCCATAGGATCGTTGGAGATAGCGGCCAGATGGACAACGCTGTCCACCCCTCGCAGGAACTGCAGTTCAATATCTCGAACGTCCCTGATGTACTGAACATCGATTCGGGTTTCCGGAAGCACTTCGGCCCCCGTAAGACAGTGACCAAAAAAACCCGTGTCTACCCCCACTATCTTCACCCCCGGATAACCCGCCTTTAGCGTACGTACCAGCGTTGGACCGATGTACCCCATGTTTCCAGTAATTAAGATGTTCTGCATTTTTACTCGAGTAGTTCCCTAGAAATAATTGAAATATTCATAGTCACACTCAAGCAGAGCGTGCCCGTGCCGTGTTTCATTTTCCCTTGAACCGCTGGTATGGGGCAATTCAAGGAGATCTCAATACTCTCAGGTCAAGGTGGATAGATTACGGTCGATATAGTCGACAACGTAAGCGGAGAATGGGATTGAACACGTCCATCCCGGCGACACAGCATTCAACACATGGGTTGACTCACTATTTCCCTCCAACACGAAGTCCATTTCCAGTTTGCGTTTCTTCGTGTTGACCAATTGTGCGCGAATGCCAGGCTTACCCCAATCCCTGAAATGCGACTCGGTAACTCCCGTTGCCAATTTCGTTGCCAGTGAAATCAGATGGTTGCGTGAATACTTCCGGATCTCCGTCATCGCCAACCTGGAAAATTTGAATTCGGACGAGGTAAACAGCGATGCAGAACGCAAACCAATATCGACAACCTCACCTAAACTGAACCCGTTGAACCCATTGTAATTCTCGCGCCAGAAAGCAGGGATAGCAGTAGGCCCGATTTTGGTTATTCCATCAACGGTAATAGTGAAATGGACGCCGAGGAACGGATATTCGAGATCCGGAACTGGGTAAATATGCGTCTTGTATGCCCCTTTCTGTTCATTAGATTTCAGGTAGATTCCTTTGAACGGCAAGATCGCATAGTCCTCGGAGAAACCAAAATCGCGCGCCACCTTGTCGGCGTACAATCCAGCGGCATTCACTAGATGACCCACCACGTAATCGCCAGATTTGGTAAGTATCTTCATTCCGTCTCGCCTGACATATCCAGCGCCGTATCGGAAGTCGATCCCTTCCCGTCTGGCATCCTGCTCCATGTGCTGGATCACCGTGAGTGGATCGGCGGATGATGTTGTCGGCGAATAAATAGCTCTGCGGTAGGTCTTGATTCGCGGTTCTATCCGCCGTGCCTCCTCCGCGCTCAGTTCCTCGAGCGCCACACCATTGGTCGCTCCACGCCTCAATAGTTCATCCAGCAACCTGTCTTCCGACTCATTAGACGCGACGACAAGCTTGCCGCATTTGTTGAGAAATATCCCTTTATCGTCACAATACTCGGTGAGGGCCTGATTTCCGTCCCGAGTAAATCTGGCCTTCAGACTATCGGCCGTGTAGTAAAAGCCAGCATGCAGCACGCCGCTATTCCGACCGCTGGCATGTTCGCCGCAGACGGTTTCCTTTTCCAGGAGGACAACACTGGAACCCGGATTCCGACGTTTTATCTCACGCGCTATGTTGATTCCGATGATGCCTGCGCCGATGACGAGGAAATCGGCTCGTTTTGCCTTGGTCACCATATCTTCCAGGGAGCTTCACCACTATCCCAAATGCTTTCCAGGTGGTTCTTGTCTCTCAGCGTGTCCATGGGGTGCCAGAATCCATGATGTCGATATGCGCTGAGCTGATTGTCCGATACCAACGCGTCCAGTGGTTCCCTCTCCCAGACCGTGGAATCACCTTCGATGTAATCCGTTACCTTCGGCTCCAGGACGAAAAAACCTCCATTGATCCAAGCATTTTCTTCCTTCGGCTTCTCACGAAAATGCTTTATCACGTTCTGCCCTTCTGCGAGAGTAAAAGCTCCAAACCGACCGGTGGGTTGAACTGCGGTAAGGGTCGCTAGTCTACCCTGCTGCCTATGAAAGCTTACGGCCTCACTAATATTGATGTTTCCGACACCATCTCCATAGGTCAAACAGAATGTCTCGTCGCCAATGTAACCCCTCACCCTTTTTAAACGGCCGCCAGTCATGGTTGCCACCCCCGTGTCCACCAAAGTGACCTGCCACTTTTCAACCCCACTCTTGTGGATTTGTGTATCCTTACCCTCCCCGTCAAACGTGAAAGTCACGTCCGACCTGTGAAGCCAATAATTGGCGAAATACTCTTTGATAACATATCCCATGAATCCACAACAAATAACGAATTCACTAATACCATGGCAATAGTAAATTTTCATAATATGCCAGAGAATCGGCATCCCGCCCACTTCGACCATTGGTTTAGGCCGAATCGAAGTTTCTTCCGACAGCCGAGTGCCCAACCCACCGGCAAGTATCACTGCCTTCATTGCTTCTCCATACTTATCGGATAAACCTTGTTTGCGTCTTTGCGTTCCCTACGGCCGTCTTGGCATGGTTTCTGGCCCGGACAGACGGCAATCGCGCTAGATTGCGCCACCGGACAAGCACCGGGGCCACGCTGGTGTGGGAGGCGCAGATTTCAGCGCCTAACTCCGCGATCCCGAATCGGCGCGCATGTCTTGCGCGTCAAAATAAATCTTCCATGATTTAAAGCACCCACTATAATGGCTAGCACTATTGGATTCAGGCATTTATCTTGTCCCCACTAGCCTCAAGGTACGAGAATCGGATAAGGAATCATTGCCGCCACACAATTCTATGCATGGTCTTAATTTATCGACACTGAATGCCAAGGATGTTTGTAGATTAGCGACCAGCGACCATCATGTACAAAAACGCAAATGATGATTACAACGACTTGCAGCAATATTCCATCATTGATGGATACGAAACTGCGCGGGAAATCTACTTTCGATATTCTTGATTGTCAAATGAGTGGGATCATTCGATCCATTATCGACATTCCCGTAGATGGTGTGGTCATGGGCGTCATATACCTCCCCCCCAGGTACCCGCCGATGGCTCTCACCAGCCGCCTGTCGCCTCGGAAGCCCAGCAAATCACCCATTCCAGTCGCTACATCAATTGGATGATCGATTGTCGCTAGAATCCCGAATTGCCCTGAATCATGATGCGCGCCTTCAGTCAGCGGTTGCGAATCCGTCCCACCATCCACTTCATCTCCTCGACACAGCCATCCGGCGCATCCCGGTTCGATGGGCACAGGCGCACAAACGGTGTTCGCGGCAGAAACTGTACGGAGCCAGTAACAGTAGCACACGTAGTCTCAATAGAAAAAATGCCCTTCCCTCCTGGTCGGCATCGAGCATACCTTTTTACGACCGAACCGTCCTCCTCACCAGAAACCGGCTTAGGAGAACTACGCAGGAATTGAAGCTGTCCCGGGGTATTCGATACGAGGGCGTCTGCGGCTCCTGATACGAAAAGGCCTCGGGAGATTACGACACGCCAGATGAACCGACTCATCTCTGCGGTTCGGCAAGTGTCGCGCTCAACACCGCGGCACGGCGCGTACCCCAGCAATCGGCCTCACCATATGCAATTCGTCGCCCGACCGGCCGGGATCCTCAAGTGGAATCGGGATCGCGCTCGAACGTCGAGACCCGACCGCGGAACACTGTCACAAAGTGCTTATCCACCGCCCTGGAAACCAGGCCCTGAACAGCGGCAGCGGCCTGTTCTGCAAGAACTTATTTTTGCCTCCGTTTCGGCAACGTGAGTTCGAATGCGCAGGATCTTCCGAGACAAGTGCACCATGACCGCTCCGAACCACGACCACGAACCTTCACGACCCGCTCTTCCAGGAATGCCCTTCCGCGCCAGCCTCACCCCAGAGTTCCTCGAGACGCTGGTCACGCCCGCAACGATAGCGGTAGTACTTGTAACGGATTGGGTTCTTTTTGTAGTAGTCCTGATGGTAGTCCTCGGCGGGATAGAAAGTCGAGGCCTCCACGATCTCCGTGTGGATCTCGCGCCCGCCGAGCGCAGGCTCGGCCACTTCCTGGACGCTGCGCTCGGCCAACGCCTTCTGCTGCGCGTCGTGATAGAAGATCGCCGAACGGTATTGATTGCCGCTATCACAGAACTGGCGATTCTTCACCGTCGGATCGATGTTATGCCAGAAGACCTCGAGGAGCTCCCGGTAACTGACCTTGTCCGGGTCATAGGTTACCTGTACGGCCTCGGCGTGACCGGTCCCCCCCGCCGAGACCTGCTCGTACGTCGGGTCCTGCACATGTCCGCCGGTGTAACCGGATACCGTCTCGACCACGCCGTCGACCCGGTCGAAGGGTCCCTCCATGCACCAGAAGCATCCTCCTGCGAACGTGGCGACCTGGAATCTGGCCTCGTCGGCCTGGGCCGACGAGATCAGCGCGATTGTACCCGCGAGCGTGATGCCGGCCAGGTGCCACATGGCTTGAATCTTTCTCATCTGGAATCCTCGTCTCACCGAATGGTGGTTCATTGCTCGAACAGCGCCCGGAACTCTCCGTAACCCTCTTTCTCCAGGTCCGCCACCGGAATGAACCGCAGCGACGCGGAGTTGATGCAGTAACGTAATCCGGTGGGCTGCGGGCCGTCGTCGAAGACGTGACCGAGGTGAGAGTCGGCCTGAGCGCTGCGAACCTCCTCGCGCACCATGAAAAAACTCCGGTCCTTCCTGATCACGATGTTCCCGCTCTCGAGCGGTCGGGTAAAACTTGGCCAGCCTGTGCCGGACTTGAATTTGTCGAGCGAACTGAACAGGGGTTCGCCGGAAACGATGTCCACGTAGATCCCGGGTTCCTTATTGTCCCAGTATTCGTTGTCGAAGGGCCGCTCGGTGCCGTCATCCTGCGTCACCTTGTACTGCAGCGGCGTGAGTCTCTCGCTGAGATCGCCCTTGTCAACCGGCTTCCCCTGCGAGCCGGCGATTACGACGATCGCTCCAACCGCCCCCAAAACGGCGATCAGTATTGCCGAAAGGATGCTTGGCTTCATTGCATTTCACTCCTGGCCCCCGCGTTTCGGGGCATTACAAGATCGACTGTCA
This genomic interval carries:
- a CDS encoding GDSL-type esterase/lipase family protein; the protein is LVVIEAEHFDASTPRAGHEWLLKTSPGGFEGEGSMLAAPEDSAKVTANYNANSPRLDYQINFTETGTHYIWVLGYGPTSSSDSVHVGLDSDEIASAAGIGPFDPEDNWVWEDRGGASIQIASPGVHTLNLWMRESGISVDRILLTTDPSFIPGPGLAESPRGSACGSAPTVEITSPVAGDFQSKTDLFVTTRTCLEGASHSGWGIRVRADGGPSAGGSEAFAYTSPWSVTLFGLALAEHVIDADVVDESGNPVAGSQTHDQVSQIGIGDGYLAIGDSVTLGVGDDDPSDDTSQDGRVTGGGFAPILNDLLSSPPTKGYPHRIINNGVGGETSAGGLQELPGVLSAHPDADRVLIMYGMNDARPWLPVPSGLGLSPGDGGYPGTYKDNMQQIVDLVNADGREAMLATVNIALGDSTNTTPYPDPNLGARSVLIQEYNDVVDELVADNANGINVTPPNFYSHFEVNHPTEYSDNIHPNGAGYDSMADLWFNALTQ
- a CDS encoding NAD(P)-dependent oxidoreductase, yielding MIIVDTALKQREAENRPIRVGMVGAGFMGRGIALQILKYTPGMDLVAISNRSVEGAIRAYREADVDDTLCVDSVSSLDEAIEKGTYAVTDDSMLLCRSDHIEVLIEVTGAVEFGARVVMEAIENGKHVVIMNAELDGTIGPLLKTYADKAGVVYTNADGDQPGVILNLYRFVQGIGVKPVLCGNIKGLQDPYRNPTTQEGFARQWGQKAHMVTSFADGTKISFEQAIVANATGMRVAKRGMHGPTVEPGTPIKEAVNWYPLEDLIEGTGIVDYVVRAEPGPGVFVLGTHDHPQQQHYLNLYKLGEGPLYCFYTPYHLCHFEVPTTVARAALFNDGAIMPAGGPCVDVVTTAKIDLKAGQVLDGMGYYMTYGEAENADVCSAERLLPIGLAEGCRLKRNIPKDTTVTYDDVEVPQGRLVDQLRAEQNQLFFGNS
- the rfbC gene encoding dTDP-4-dehydrorhamnose 3,5-epimerase encodes the protein MKFDETKFKGAFIIDIQELGDERGFFARAWCKREMQEHGLSADLAQANVSLSTKKGTMRGMHYQISPHEESKLVRCTRGSLYDVIVDLREDSPTFKDWIGVELTADNHRMLFVPEGFAHGFVTLEDDTEAYYMVTEFYTPGAEQGLRYNDPALGIEWPVTVSVISDKDASWPDFEG
- a CDS encoding SDR family oxidoreductase yields the protein MQNILITGNMGYIGPTLVRTLKAGYPGVKIVGVDTGFFGHCLTGAEVLPETRIDVQYIRDVRDIELQFLRGVDSVVHLAAISNDPMGNAFENVTAEVNYRSSLRIAEMAKEAGVKSYVFASSCSVYGYAEGEARDENSELNPLTAYARSKINTEKSIQGLAEDSFVVTSLRFPTACGMSERLRLDLVLNDFVAAAVASRKIKILSDGTPWRPLIDIKDMSRAMNWAVSREASNGGAFLAVNVGRTEWNYQVRDLAEAVKEQMPDVELEINTEAQPDKRSYRVDFSLYKSLAPGHLPQVPLDQSIRELREGLERMGFDNQDFRNSQYMRLKVLNGLQERKLLGKELRWIA
- the lhgO gene encoding L-2-hydroxyglutarate oxidase; amino-acid sequence: MVTKAKRADFLVIGAGIIGINIAREIKRRNPGSSVVLLEKETVCGEHASGRNSGVLHAGFYYTADSLKARFTRDGNQALTEYCDDKGIFLNKCGKLVVASNESEDRLLDELLRRGATNGVALEELSAEEARRIEPRIKTYRRAIYSPTTSSADPLTVIQHMEQDARREGIDFRYGAGYVRRDGMKILTKSGDYVVGHLVNAAGLYADKVARDFGFSEDYAILPFKGIYLKSNEQKGAYKTHIYPVPDLEYPFLGVHFTITVDGITKIGPTAIPAFWRENYNGFNGFSLGEVVDIGLRSASLFTSSEFKFSRLAMTEIRKYSRNHLISLATKLATGVTESHFRDWGKPGIRAQLVNTKKRKLEMDFVLEGNSESTHVLNAVSPGWTCSIPFSAYVVDYIDRNLSTLT
- the rfbF gene encoding glucose-1-phosphate cytidylyltransferase, with translation MKAVILAGGLGTRLSEETSIRPKPMVEVGGMPILWHIMKIYYCHGISEFVICCGFMGYVIKEYFANYWLHRSDVTFTFDGEGKDTQIHKSGVEKWQVTLVDTGVATMTGGRLKRVRGYIGDETFCLTYGDGVGNINISEAVSFHRQQGRLATLTAVQPTGRFGAFTLAEGQNVIKHFREKPKEENAWINGGFFVLEPKVTDYIEGDSTVWEREPLDALVSDNQLSAYRHHGFWHPMDTLRDKNHLESIWDSGEAPWKIW
- the msrA gene encoding peptide-methionine (S)-S-oxide reductase MsrA, translated to MRKIQAMWHLAGITLAGTIALISSAQADEARFQVATFAGGCFWCMEGPFDRVDGVVETVSGYTGGHVQDPTYEQVSAGGTGHAEAVQVTYDPDKVSYRELLEVFWHNIDPTVKNRQFCDSGNQYRSAIFYHDAQQKALAERSVQEVAEPALGGREIHTEIVEASTFYPAEDYHQDYYKKNPIRYKYYRYRCGRDQRLEELWGEAGAEGHSWKSGS
- the msrB gene encoding peptide-methionine (R)-S-oxide reductase MsrB, whose amino-acid sequence is MKPSILSAILIAVLGAVGAIVVIAGSQGKPVDKGDLSERLTPLQYKVTQDDGTERPFDNEYWDNKEPGIYVDIVSGEPLFSSLDKFKSGTGWPSFTRPLESGNIVIRKDRSFFMVREEVRSAQADSHLGHVFDDGPQPTGLRYCINSASLRFIPVADLEKEGYGEFRALFEQ